From the Cydia pomonella isolate Wapato2018A chromosome 23, ilCydPomo1, whole genome shotgun sequence genome, one window contains:
- the LOC133530626 gene encoding facilitated trehalose transporter Tret1-like, which produces MAESAETNSCTSFARQTWTVSAVLLNMVAQGMVMSFPSVMLPGLKVDTVIKTDAEMMSWLASVVGLATFPGFLISAFLMEQWGRKTTHALVIVPGILGWLLIYFATNVTTLMAARILSGISAGASVILGAVVIGEYTSPQHRGMFLNLKTAVNYVGNTLVHLVGHYYPWRTVAIFALVHHIIAFGIVCTWPESPAWLATKCKFDQSEKSWMWLRGNDSESRIEFDSMITTQKQSLSKVSEKPNLKTHLMNFLQKFTKKDFMKPLLIIFFAEMLKEACGRHVFPAYALQIMDDITGDKSKSFYYTLSIDLITTLSATFSSALVRVVKRRTLLFVTGGASLAILTGICVYLYLTAIDVISKDRAWLPVSMFMLYFVLTNLGCTVIPLALLGEVFPVAHRGAGSAMSGLILGSFLLICLKITPAMLISVKVHGTFTIYGVAMATCLVALYFILPETKDRTLQEIEDYFNHGRFVSDEKDCDDKDENTKMLS; this is translated from the exons ACATGGACAGTTTCAGCGGTACTGCTGAATATGGTGGCACAGGGTATGGTGATGAGCTTCCCTTCGGTGATGCTGCCGGGGTTGAAGGTCGATACAGTGATAAAAACTGACGCGGAAATGATGTCGTGGCTTG CATCTGTGGTGGGCTTGGCGACCTTTCCCGGTTTCCTGATCTCCGCCTTCCTCATGGAACAGTGGGGCCGGAAGACCACGCATGCCCTGGTCATCGTGCCGGGCATTCTGGGCTGGCTGCTCATCTACTTTGCCACGAATGTGACCACGCTTATGGCCGCCAGGATCCTCAGCGGCATCTCCGCTGGCGCCAGCGTCATATTAGGTGCCGTTGTCATCGGAGAATACACCAGCCCACAACACCGGGGCATGTTCCTAAACCTCAAGACTGCTGTCAACTATGTAGGCAATACCTTAGTCCACCTTGTAGGCCACTATTATCCTTGGAGAACGGTGGCCATTTTCGCACTAGTCCATCATATCATCGCTTTTGGAATCGTCTGCACTTGGCCTGAAAGCCCGGCCTGGTTGGCCACAAAATGCAAGTTTGATCAGAGTGAAAAATCATGGATGTGGCTGAGAGGCAATGACTCCGAATCTAGGATAGAATTTGATAGTATGATCACTACCCAGAAGCAGAGCCTATCCAAAGTTAGCGAGAAACCTAATCTCAAAACTCACTTGATGAATTTTCTGCAGAAATTTACTAAAAAGGACTTCATGAAGCCAttgcttataatatttttcGCTGAGATGTTAAAAGAGGCATGCGGGAGACACGTTTTTCCAGCCTACGCGTTACAGATAATGGATGATATCACGGGGGATAAGTCTAAGTCGTTCTACTACACGCTGAGTATAGATTTGATTACTACTTTAAGCGCCACTTTTTCGTCGGCACTGGTTCGCGTGGTAAAGAGAAGAACCTTGCTGTTCGTCACTGGCGGGGCATCTTTAGCCATCCTAACGGGCATCTGTGTTTACCTTTACTTGACTGCTATAGACGTGATATCGAAGGACCGAGCTTGGCTGCCTGTGTCGATGTTTATGCTGTACTTTGTATTGACTAACTTGGGTTGTACTGTTATACCTTTAGCCTTGCTTGGAGAGGTGTTCCCAGTAGCTCACAGAGGAGCAGGCTCTGCTATGTCAGGGTTGATCTTGGGTTCCTTTCTCTTGATATGTTTGAAGATTACCCCCGCAATGCTTATTAGTGTTAAAGTGCATGGGACTTTTACTATATACGGCGTAGCCATGGCGACCTGTCTAGTGGCATTGTACTTTATTCTTCCAGAAACAAAAGACCGGACTCTTCAGGAGATCGAGGATTACTTTAATCATGGACGGTTCGTTAGCGATGAGAAAGATTGTGATGACAAagatgaaaatactaaaatgcTGAGTTGA